Proteins from a genomic interval of Sphingobacterium lactis:
- a CDS encoding pyridoxine 5'-phosphate synthase yields MTKLSVNINKIATLRNSRGGNVPNVLSAALACERFGAEGITVHPRPDERHIRYQDVYDLKANIATEFNIEGNCREQKFVDLVLANNPTQVTLVPDELGQITSNHGWDTIKYKDYLTDMVKLFQGQGIRVSIFVDPVEDMVEGAAETGTDRIELYTEAYAAEFTANKEAAIAPYIKAAEKAQEVGLGLNAGHDLDLNNLQYFQQHIPGLLEVSIGHALIADALYLGLEETIKRYLAALK; encoded by the coding sequence ATGACCAAACTATCTGTAAATATCAACAAGATTGCCACCCTGCGGAACTCCCGTGGTGGAAATGTTCCCAATGTATTATCGGCAGCTTTGGCGTGTGAACGCTTCGGCGCTGAAGGCATCACCGTACACCCACGTCCGGATGAAAGACATATCCGTTACCAGGATGTATACGACCTCAAGGCCAATATTGCTACGGAATTCAATATCGAAGGGAATTGCCGGGAACAGAAATTTGTGGATTTGGTGTTGGCGAACAACCCGACACAAGTGACATTGGTACCGGATGAATTAGGACAGATCACATCCAATCATGGATGGGACACGATCAAATACAAGGATTACCTCACAGATATGGTCAAGTTATTCCAAGGGCAGGGAATCCGTGTTTCCATCTTTGTGGATCCGGTAGAAGACATGGTGGAAGGAGCTGCAGAAACTGGAACGGACCGTATCGAACTCTATACCGAAGCGTATGCTGCTGAATTTACGGCCAACAAGGAAGCAGCCATTGCACCGTACATCAAGGCGGCAGAGAAAGCACAGGAAGTCGGCTTGGGTCTGAATGCAGGGCACGATCTGGACTTAAATAACCTGCAATATTTCCAACAGCACATCCCCGGATTATTGGAAGTCAGCATTGGCCACGCGCTGATTGCCGATGCCCTCTATTTGGGATTGGAAGAGACGATCAAGCGCTATTTGGCGGCATTGAAATAA